In Arvicanthis niloticus isolate mArvNil1 chromosome Y unlocalized genomic scaffold, mArvNil1.pat.X SUPER_Y_unloc_2, whole genome shotgun sequence, a single window of DNA contains:
- the LOC143433989 gene encoding uncharacterized protein LOC143433989, translated as MLETYWNLTAIGYNLEVHPTKEQRQTSRSHERPTVKLIHNDKMIDPANKCGKAFTCAHYCCRHERSHTGEKPYECNQCGKAFSYHSHLQRHKRTHTGEKPHECNQCDKAFSCHSSLQRHKRTHTGEKPYECDQCGKAFSQNSSLQSHKSTHLGEKPHECNQCGKAFSRHSNLQYHKRTHTGEKPYECNQCGKAFSQHSSLQYHKRTHTGEKPYDCNQCGKAFSRNSHLQYHKRTHTGEKPNGCNQCGKAFSYHSNLQYHKRTHTGEKPYECNQCGKAFSQHSSLQYHKRTHTGEKLYECNQCGKAFSRHSNLQSHKSTHLGEKPHECNQCGKAFSCHSSLQYHKRTHTGEKPYDCNQCGKAFSQHSNLQRHKRTHTG; from the exons atgcttgagacctactggaacctcactgctatag gctataatttggaagtccatcctACTAAAGAACAacgtcaaacttctagaagtcatgaaag accaactgtaaaattgattcataatgataaaatgattgatccggctaataaatgtggtaaagctttcacatgtgcccattactgttgcaggcatgaaagaagtcatactggagagaaaccttatgaatgtaaccaatgtggtaaagccttttcatatcatagtcatctccaaagacataaaagaacacatactggagagaagcctcatgaatgtaatcaatgtgataaagccttttcatgtcacagtagtctccaaagacataaaagaacacatactggagagaaaccttatgaatgtgatcaatgtggtaaagccttttcacaaaacagtagtctccaaagtcataaaagtacacatcttggagagaagcctcatgaatgtaatcaatgtggtaaagccttttcacgtcacagtaatctccaatatcataaaagaacacatactggagagaaaccttatgaatgtaatcaatgtggtaaagccttttcacagcacagtagtctccaatatcataaaagaacacatactggagagaaaccgtatgactgtaatcaatgtggtaaagccttttctcgtaacagtcatctccaatatcataaaagaacacatactggagagaaacctaatggttgtaatcaatgtggtaaagccttttcatatcacagtaatctccaatatcataaaagaacacatactggagagaaaccttatgaatgtaatcaatgtggtaaagccttttcacaacacagtagtctccaatatcataaaagaacacatactggagagaaactttatgaatgtaatcaatgtggtaaagccttttcacgtcacagtaatctccaaagtcataaaagtacacatcttggagagaagcctcatgaatgtaatcaatgtggtaaagccttttcatgtcacagtagtctccaatatcataaaagaacacatactggagagaaaccttatgattgtaatcaatgtggtaaagccttttcacaacacagtaatctccaaagacataaaagaacacatactggatag